CCGCTTGCGTTTTTTGGATGGTTCACCGCCGACAAACTCCATCAGATTCTGCTGGCCTTTCTGGTTCCAGTGCTCGGCCTCGGCCAGCCACTTCTCCAGCACCGGCTTTAGCTTCTGAGCACTCTTGGGCGTGATATCCAGCTTTTCAAACCTGCGGTACGAAAGAAAGTCTGAACTATTTCATGAGAACACACTGTATTAACTGTATCTCAAGTTCCTCCCTATGAATTCACATTGCCGAAAAGACCTTTAGATTGTTTTGGGTACTAGCTCGCCAAGCTTTAACCAACCTATTGACAAATGTCTCATTATTTTACTTAATTTACTTACTTACCTCTAAACATTGCCCATTCCCCATTGCTGTTCATATTAAAAGCCACTTTaagataaaaatgttttaaataaaaatcttaaGCTGTATTCTCCCAGATGTCTTTCTTTGTTTATGTATGGGAGTAGCCtatgaaaatgttaatttaaaaggAATAGTTCCACATTTTGGGAAACCTGCTTATTGGCTTTCTTCCAATaaccggttagcttagcttaacatAGGATAAGCAGTGGAAACAGCGGGCAACAGCTAGCTTGGGCTCTGTATGATTCCACCTACTGTGGATTTTGTTAAACCATTTTGATTCATAGGAAATacacaatataaaaaatatgtcacaaaacaatacaatttaTACTCACAGAGCTCCTTAATTCTATGAAGAATGTAGCCAAAGCAATGAAGATGTGTTTGAATTAAGTTACCTGAACACAttcacatcaacacattcatTTAAGGATGTAATACTACAGTCTTTTACATATAAATGTCATATATATGTCGCTGTGATACACTCACTCCACTCCGCATGACTGCACTGACATAATGAGAGTAGATGAGTAAATGTTTGCATGGGGGCCTTAACTACATTCCACTTCTAAAAGTGTTACAATGGTTATTTGGGTGCGTGCAAATTGGGTCAGTCTACGGACATATCAAATGCACTGTATACACGCTTTTAGAAAGAGAGAATAGTGTAGaatatacattacattactgaGGAAAGCTTCCATATGCAAGACAACATGAACAGGGAAGTAATTTACCTGCAAATGGCAGACTGGCTGTAGGCCGGACCCTCCGTTGCAGTCAGAGCCTGCCCTACTTGTGTCTGAGTAAGCCCCAAGGACAGCCGGCGGATCTTGAAATTCTTGGCAAACTCTCGAATCTCTTCCAGATTAATGCCTTCCTCGCTGCTGACTACCTGCTGGGGTTCTACAATTGCGAAGAGTGTGGTTAAAAATGACTACCTACTTAAAATGGATCTATGTTTGGATATGAGAAGCAGGTGTACATACTGCTGACGAGCTGGCCCACTTTTGCAATGTCTCCACAGGTGATGGGTGCTATGGAGGAGAGCGTGGTGGCAGTCTTCAGCACAGACGGCTGCGGGGCGATGACAATTGGTGACTGGCTGACAGTTGTTACCGAAGTCTGCGTGGGAACAAAGAAATGATATTCTTATATGGCAAAATGGCAAAGTTTTATCATATTTAAATACCTTCAGGAATAGTCAAAAGATCTGCCAATTAGCGGTGTCTATTCAAAGATTTAGCAGTTTGGTCTGTTTCAGCTTTTAGATAATAGAAGAttcctttattgtcatttctcaGCCCTTACATACTTTGAAACGCAATGTGTGGGCAGCCACAGCGTAGCGCCCAGGGACCAactccaattttttttttgccactgacaggagCACTAACCTAACACACATGTTTTTGGTGGTGTCAGGAAACCagagcacccagaggaaacccacgcgGACACCATGCAACCACAGAGAAAGGCGCCTGCCCAGACGGGGTATGGAACCCAGTACTCCGCAGTGCCTTTTTGCTGAGAGGCAACAGTGATTCCTCTTTCAAGTGTAAATGCAGacaggtttttgttgtttaccTGTGTGACAGCTTTGGTAAGTGTTGGAGGAGCAGCAGGTTTGGGCAGAACTGCAGCAGCAGAGGTTGCAACTGCAGACCCATTCCCTAGTGTGGCAATGATCTGGCCCTGGGCGTTGAAAAGCAGCTGTGGGGTGACAGTCTGGACCTGGAGACCCTGGAGACCCTGGAGCCCCTGAAGACCCTGGAGGCCCTGGAGCCCCTGGAGCCCCTGGAGCCCCTGGAGGGGAAGGGTGTGTGTCGCTGCCCCTCCAGCCAGAGAGGCTGGGTTAAACAACAGCGGGAGGGTTCCTATGACCTGTAAACATTGTttgaatttaaaagaaatacaaacgaTTAATTGAATGTGAATCTCTGTGATAGTTTTTGCTTACAAAACCCACTCTCAAAAAATTCAACAACCTGTCAAGTACGTCCTATTAGCACTTCTTTTGGATTCAAATCATGTCTTTTTAAAGTAAACACTGCACCACAAACTCCAATGAGCTGCAATAATGGTCGGACTGAGTAATGGAACCGTTTGAGAGGACAAATCCGTTTTCACAGAAATTGTCTTATGCTCCACTGACTTGAAATAGCCCTGCTGATTGATGTTAACTAGAGGATGGGGTTTTTACAGTATTCCTCCCAACAGACACACAAGTATTTTCATTGTCCTTGGAGAGGTTGTGATTATCAAACAATATGCATCAATGAGATCATGTCCAAAATGGCACTATGTGAGGAGAGCATGTGAGATGTGTTCAGTCAATTAAAGTCTAAGGGCACCCGGTGCAGCGCAAAACccgacacaagtgtctttgctagtttaagaccgacacaggtgtcaatttcccgtccggcgcccacgtcgtttaaatatcaaatgcacctgcgcccatctttgcgcccatgggcgtgctggtcttacagggaggcgtgttcaggtgaattcttggtgtattgctatcttgaggcagcggaaagtgatcgcgccattgaccaacaaaaacctggtctaaagtcaataacgcagcatttcattgttatttaacagtgcattagtaaaatgggcctaggctcgtgcacagtgcgcacacactatgcttgttacacacacacacaaacatgcaaaaaattaaaaataaaaatattacaatgtgaaatagtatttaATATGATCTGCTTGCAcactttcacttcacgcacgaTCAGATCAGCTCTCtttcctgctcagcaaatccgccatcataaaaGGCGCCAAGGttcaaacgcgcctggcttttaaagggaatgggagatggcACTcggattggtttattgcatgttacgcccaaaacacatgtagtgtaTTTAGTACAACTTTTCTCTATTCAAGATACcacacacacctatgattaatgagtacaacccttttgaatgATACACTACCAAGGAAGAGATgatgttattttctttctaacaGATCCTCATATTTAAAGCATCTTTCCTTTAGCATGAAGTACAAAGTAGAGAGCGTGAGGGCGGTTGGGAGGAGGTGCATAAGACGGACATCATAGTTCCAATCCAAACTCACAAATATAACATCACACAACATAATAGAAACTGAGTGGCATTATTTTATGACACCCACCTGTCCCTGGGCATTTGTGATGATCTGGCTGGTGATGCCAGCCATGTTGGACATGGCACTGGTGATGATGGGAGTTGAGGTGAGAGAACTGAGAAACTGGGGCTGAGCTCCCAAAGAAGAAGCATTGATctgagcagaaaaaaaacacaacatatgtCAATagcagagaaaaataaattgcaCGACTCACACAATATAAACAGTACAGAAAGTATGAACAGGCAGCGTTCTTACAATGGCAGGATTGATGGAGAGTCCTGCGGTCTGGAGTGCCGCTAAGGATATGTTGGACTGAGAGACAGTAGTGGCGGCCGAGGTGGCCTGTGCTGCCGCCACCTGAGCAGCGGTGACCTGGGCATTGGTCACCTGTGTTGGCTGAGACGTGGCCTGCACCTGCTGTATGGAAGCTGCTTGCGGCTGGAACATCGTCTGGGCATTTGTCTGCAGTTGGGGCTGGACAGAGTTCAGGACTGTCGCAGCTGAGTAAAGATTCAAGAGTTTGTAACCTGTTATTTTTCTGTAGTTCAGTGTCACGATATAGACTCTAAACATTTTCACAAGACTCAGAGGCTACAGCCACGCTAGCGTCTCTGTGAagctgtacttaggcacagcggtgctttgagctaaatgctaccGTCAGCATGCTAACCAGCTCACAGTGACAtcgctaacatgctgatgtttagcaggtgtaaTGTTTACCAAGTTCACCATGtaagtttagcgtgttagcatgctaacatttgctaattaacaCTAAACAAAAACTACAGCTGAGGcagatgggaatgtcattagttttgcaggtattctGTTATAAACCAAAAGTatttaattttgacctgatgatgacaCTAACTAAAAAGTTAACAGATCACCAAAGgaattacaattcatcctgaggagaACTTAAATGCCTAAACCAAATCTCATGACAATCCATCTAATAGTGTAATGTCAACCTCCTGTTGGTGCTAGACGAAAAGTCCAGGGCAAATCTGAACAAAATGTAATCGCAATCCACCCATTGATATTTCAgtgtggaccaaagtggtggactgaccaaCCGACTGACCTTGCTATTCATAGAGCCGCGCCAGCAGGATTTTAGTTTATAGTACGCACATGAAACACGTTAACACAATCATCATGGCAGCTTTCATACAGTAGCTTTTCGCAGAAGAGTCGTGCagatataaaaatacaaatacaccaCAAAATAATGTATCTGTAGTGACTTTCAACAAAAAGGGCTTGTTTTGGGTGCAGTTTCTGGGCTACAAATAAACCAATGTCTAGTGCGCTGTATAATTTTGGATTTGGCAATCTATTTATTCACAGttacatataggctacacaTGCTCACTGTACTGCTCTAATTACAAGTCGGAGACAAGAGTACAGTTCTCGCATTTACTGTTTTCCTAGAGCACTCAAAAGAGTGCCGAGAAAACTTAAAGATGTGTCGCAATGTCTCACAGAAAcagagcagcaacagcagagattACGTTACAAGATGACCAGATCTGCCCCCCTCTGCTCCACCAAACACCAGCATGCACACTGACCATGCATCTGCCATGCATACCCGTGACTGGCAGGGAGATTACAGACTGGCTCTGCTAATCCAGAACTCCCAACTgtatgatcatcatcatcaaaaaacaaatgtacGCATGGTGTGTACAGGATTACGGCTGCTGACGCTATTGGCCACTCGCGTGACCAATTAAAAATGTTGGTATTGTATTTCGAAATCTCAATATGAGAGGCTAAATGGGGAGCACACGTACACAGAGAGTTTGTGTTTTACCTTGGAGGCCAGCAAAGGGCAGCTTGAGGAGATTTCCGGCCGTGTTAGCTGCTGTGAACCCGGGGATAGTGGCTACATTGGTGGTAGGCAAGGTGAGAACAGCCAGACCACCCTGGCCACCAATGGAGCCTGCCATACTGAGGGGGATGAGCAAGGGCTGCCCCAGGGATCCTGTCTGGGCCATCATACCAGTCATCAGAGTGGCCAAACTTTCCTGGGTCAGCACCtaatgtagtatattaaaagATTTGTGACTGGGATTAACacagtattgtttttttcaggCGATATTTTTACCTTATTTGTCTCTTTTTACTTGCATTCTGGTGTTTTTACAGGGGCAATTTTTACTGATATTAACCATAGTACAATTTTCATTGCATTGCACTCAAATACACTATCTTTCTCCACTCCACTATtgagtttgagttttttttaaaacatagtGGGTAtttgatgttttgttgttgcagcGGTATGGTTTGATTTTTCTCCCGCTGCTGGAAAAAGAAATTCTCAGCCTGAGGCTGTGTATTCAGGTGTTTGGGATGATATTCACCCTCGAGCTCTTGTTCTTCTCTGTCCCTGGTTTCAAGACCAACAAATGAGACAAACAAACTATCGACTACAACATTCTTTCTCTGATGACTTAAGATGAATATGTAGTCCGTGTGTGAGTTCCCAGCCATACCTGTGGACAGCCTTGTACAGTGATGGGCATGGCGGCCTGTGGCTGCGACAGGGACAAACTGACGGGAACAGCAGGAGTCAGCGTTTGGACAGCAGGGGCAGGAGCCTCTACAGACACCACATGCTGCTCGCCCAGCACTGCAGGAGCACAGCCACGGTTGGGACTTACTGACATTTTAAGTGGTTTTCACAGCTGTCGTTAACATTTCAGTTCAACTGTGTCACGTATACGTATGAATGAGAAGTCATCTGCTATTTCTCATTATCTAGCATGAACATGATTTACCTACTACCCCAGTGCTCTGGGGCACGTCCTGCGTGCTGCCAGCCTCAGGTTGCTCTGCAGGCCGAGCCACTCCCTCCTCAGCTTTGGCTTCACTCTTCACATCAGGTACTGACGATGGCAGGGACGCGTCGACTTCTACCTCTAGCACACGAATCGTCTCATGGCCAGACATCACAATGACCTGCGCAGCAATTAAGGAGTAAAAGCTGAAATGACTcatattagaaaaaaaaactgcactaCACTATTCTATTTTGTATTCAGGGTTCTAAA
This genomic interval from Perca fluviatilis chromosome 5, GENO_Pfluv_1.0, whole genome shotgun sequence contains the following:
- the pou6f1 gene encoding POU domain, class 6, transcription factor 1 isoform X2, producing the protein MNSKDPPAKDAPLTVNEQVIVMSGHETIRVLEVEVDASLPSSVPDVKSEAKAEEGVARPAEQPEAGSTQDVPQSTGVVVLGEQHVVSVEAPAPAVQTLTPAVPVSLSLSQPQAAMPITVQGCPQVLTQESLATLMTGMMAQTGSLGQPLLIPLSMAGSIGGQGGLAVLTLPTTNVATIPGFTAANTAGNLLKLPFAGLQAATVLNSVQPQLQTNAQTMFQPQAASIQQVQATSQPTQVTNAQVTAAQVAAAQATSAATTVSQSNISLAALQTAGLSINPAIINASSLGAQPQFLSSLTSTPIITSAMSNMAGITSQIITNAQGQVIGTLPLLFNPASLAGGAATHTLPLQGLQGLQGLQGLQGLQGLQGLQGLQVQTVTPQLLFNAQGQIIATLGNGSAVATSAAAVLPKPAAPPTLTKAVTQTSVTTVSQSPIVIAPQPSVLKTATTLSSIAPITCGDIAKVGQLVSKPQQVVSSEEGINLEEIREFAKNFKIRRLSLGLTQTQVGQALTATEGPAYSQSAICRFEKLDITPKSAQKLKPVLEKWLAEAEHWNQKGQQNLMEFVGGEPSKKRKRRTSFTPQAIEVLNSYFEKNALPTGQEITEIARELNYDREVVRVWFCNRRQTLKNTSKINVFQVQ
- the pou6f1 gene encoding POU domain, class 6, transcription factor 1 isoform X1 — protein: MCSASLFSIAIHCLTAEVFFQPFKSRTLKFPAKDSQVIVMSGHETIRVLEVEVDASLPSSVPDVKSEAKAEEGVARPAEQPEAGSTQDVPQSTGVVVLGEQHVVSVEAPAPAVQTLTPAVPVSLSLSQPQAAMPITVQGCPQVLTQESLATLMTGMMAQTGSLGQPLLIPLSMAGSIGGQGGLAVLTLPTTNVATIPGFTAANTAGNLLKLPFAGLQAATVLNSVQPQLQTNAQTMFQPQAASIQQVQATSQPTQVTNAQVTAAQVAAAQATSAATTVSQSNISLAALQTAGLSINPAIINASSLGAQPQFLSSLTSTPIITSAMSNMAGITSQIITNAQGQVIGTLPLLFNPASLAGGAATHTLPLQGLQGLQGLQGLQGLQGLQGLQGLQVQTVTPQLLFNAQGQIIATLGNGSAVATSAAAVLPKPAAPPTLTKAVTQTSVTTVSQSPIVIAPQPSVLKTATTLSSIAPITCGDIAKVGQLVSKPQQVVSSEEGINLEEIREFAKNFKIRRLSLGLTQTQVGQALTATEGPAYSQSAICRFEKLDITPKSAQKLKPVLEKWLAEAEHWNQKGQQNLMEFVGGEPSKKRKRRTSFTPQAIEVLNSYFEKNALPTGQEITEIARELNYDREVVRVWFCNRRQTLKNTSKINVFQVQ
- the pou6f1 gene encoding POU domain, class 6, transcription factor 1 isoform X3; translated protein: MSGHETIRVLEVEVDASLPSSVPDVKSEAKAEEGVARPAEQPEAGSTQDVPQSTGVVVLGEQHVVSVEAPAPAVQTLTPAVPVSLSLSQPQAAMPITVQGCPQVLTQESLATLMTGMMAQTGSLGQPLLIPLSMAGSIGGQGGLAVLTLPTTNVATIPGFTAANTAGNLLKLPFAGLQAATVLNSVQPQLQTNAQTMFQPQAASIQQVQATSQPTQVTNAQVTAAQVAAAQATSAATTVSQSNISLAALQTAGLSINPAIINASSLGAQPQFLSSLTSTPIITSAMSNMAGITSQIITNAQGQVIGTLPLLFNPASLAGGAATHTLPLQGLQGLQGLQGLQGLQGLQGLQGLQVQTVTPQLLFNAQGQIIATLGNGSAVATSAAAVLPKPAAPPTLTKAVTQTSVTTVSQSPIVIAPQPSVLKTATTLSSIAPITCGDIAKVGQLVSKPQQVVSSEEGINLEEIREFAKNFKIRRLSLGLTQTQVGQALTATEGPAYSQSAICRFEKLDITPKSAQKLKPVLEKWLAEAEHWNQKGQQNLMEFVGGEPSKKRKRRTSFTPQAIEVLNSYFEKNALPTGQEITEIARELNYDREVVRVWFCNRRQTLKNTSKINVFQVQ
- the pou6f1 gene encoding POU domain, class 6, transcription factor 1 isoform X4 encodes the protein MCSASLFSIAIHCLTAEVFFQPFKSRTLKFPAKDSQVIVMSGHETIRVLEVEVDASLPSSVPDVKSEAKAEEGVARPAEQPEAGSTQDVPQSTGVVVLGEQHVVSVEAPAPAVQTLTPAVPVSLSLSQPQAAMPITVQGCPQVLTQESLATLMTGMMAQTGSLGQPLLIPLSMAGSIGGQGGLAVLTLPTTNVATIPGFTAANTAGNLLKLPFAGLQAATVLNSVQPQLQTNAQTMFQPQAASIQQVQATSQPTQVTNAQVTAAQVAAAQATSAATTVSQSNISLAALQTAGLSINPAIINASSLGAQPQFLSSLTSTPIITSAMSNMAGITSQIITNAQGQVIGTLPLLFNPASLAGGAATHTLPLQGLQGLQGLQGLQGLQGLQGLQGLQVQTVTPQLLFNAQGQIIATLGNGSAVATSAAAVLPKPAAPPTLTKAVTQTSVTTVSQSPIVIAPQPSVLKTATTLSSIAPITCGDIAKVGQLVSKPQQVVSSEEGINLEEIREFAKNFKIRRLSLGLTQTQVGQALTATEGPAYSQSAICRIKELCLKSWISRPRVLRS
- the pou6f1 gene encoding POU domain, class 6, transcription factor 1 isoform X5: MCSASLFSIAIHCLTAEVFFQPFKSRTLKFPAKDSQVIVMSGHETIRVLEVEVDASLPSSVPDVKSEAKAEEGVARPAEQPEAGSTQDVPQSTGVVVLGEQHVVSVEAPAPAVQTLTPAVPVSLSLSQPQAAMPITVQGCPQVLTQESLATLMTGMMAQTGSLGQPLLIPLSMAGSIGGQGGLAVLTLPTTNVATIPGFTAANTAGNLLKLPFAGLQAATVLNSVQPQLQTNAQTMFQPQAASIQQVQATSQPTQVTNAQVTAAQVAAAQATSAATTVSQSNISLAALQTAGLSINPAIINASSLGAQPQFLSSLTSTPIITSAMSNMAGITSQIITNAQGQVIGTLPLLFNPASLAGGAATHTLPLQGLQGLQGLQGLQGLQGLQGLQGLQVQTVTPQLLFNAQGQIIATLGNGSAVATSAAAVLPKPAAPPTLTKAVTQTSVTTVSQSPIVIAPQPSVLKTATTLSSIAPITCGDIAKVGQLVSKPQQVVSSEEGINLEEIREFAKNFKIRRLSLGLTQTQVGQALTATEGPAYSQSAICRLSFVPQV